In Amycolatopsis jiangsuensis, the following proteins share a genomic window:
- the nagA gene encoding N-acetylglucosamine-6-phosphate deacetylase gives MLGCVKHAGDFVITGGRIATPDRVLDDGWLAVSGGLIDAIGTGTPPGGPETEVVDVGGALVVPGFVDTHCHGGGGASFSTLDAGEMLTAVRAHRRHGTTTTLASLVSDPIGLLTEQIAALRELVQQGELAGIHLEGPFISQARCGAHDPDTLREPDTATVDKLLRAGHGAIRMVTLAPELHGGVKAVRQLADTGVIAAIGHTDGVAEQLVPAIDAGATVATHLFNGMRPLHHREPGPVGVLLDDERVTVELICDLVHLHPTVVRLAASHAGRGRTVLITDAMSATDAADGRYTLGRLEVDVHDGVATLDNGSLAGSTLTMDTAFRNLVKGAKLGVLDAVRATSGRPAELLGLADRTGSLRPGLIADLVVLDGDLRPVRVLRQGGWVAEVGSATVST, from the coding sequence ATGCTGGGGTGCGTGAAGCACGCCGGAGATTTCGTCATCACGGGTGGTCGCATCGCCACCCCGGACCGTGTCCTCGACGACGGCTGGCTCGCCGTGTCGGGCGGGCTGATCGACGCGATCGGCACCGGAACACCCCCGGGTGGACCGGAAACCGAGGTCGTCGACGTCGGCGGGGCGCTGGTCGTGCCCGGTTTCGTGGACACGCACTGCCACGGCGGTGGCGGTGCGTCGTTCTCCACGCTGGACGCCGGCGAGATGCTCACCGCGGTGCGCGCGCACCGCCGGCACGGCACCACGACCACACTGGCCAGCCTGGTCTCCGACCCGATCGGCCTGCTCACCGAGCAGATCGCCGCGCTGCGTGAGCTGGTGCAGCAGGGCGAGCTGGCCGGCATTCACCTGGAGGGGCCGTTCATCTCCCAGGCCCGCTGCGGGGCACACGACCCCGACACACTGCGCGAACCGGACACCGCAACCGTGGACAAGCTGCTGCGGGCCGGACACGGCGCGATCCGGATGGTCACCCTGGCCCCCGAACTGCACGGCGGCGTCAAAGCCGTGCGGCAGCTGGCCGACACCGGCGTGATCGCCGCGATCGGGCACACCGACGGCGTGGCCGAGCAGCTGGTCCCCGCGATCGACGCGGGTGCCACCGTGGCCACCCACCTGTTCAACGGCATGCGTCCGCTGCACCACCGCGAACCGGGGCCGGTCGGCGTGCTGCTGGACGACGAGCGGGTGACCGTGGAGCTGATCTGCGACCTCGTTCACCTTCACCCGACGGTGGTACGCCTGGCCGCGAGCCACGCCGGCCGGGGACGCACGGTGCTGATCACCGACGCGATGTCCGCCACCGACGCCGCGGACGGGCGTTACACGCTGGGCCGCCTGGAGGTCGACGTGCACGACGGCGTCGCGACCCTGGACAACGGCTCACTGGCCGGCAGCACGTTGACCATGGACACGGCATTCCGCAACCTGGTGAAAGGTGCGAAACTCGGCGTTCTCGACGCCGTGCGGGCGACCTCCGGACGGCCGGCCGAGCTGCTGGGCCTCGCGGACCGGACCGGCTCCCTGCGTCCGGGCCTGATCGCGGACCTCGTCGTACTGGACGGTGACCTGCGCCCGGTCCGCGTGCTGCGCCAGGGAGGGTGGGTCGCCGAGGTCGGCAGCGCTACCGTGAGCACGTAA
- a CDS encoding YciI family protein — MAWYLVEIRYVTEKVAEVRPRHREYLNEHVAQGRVAVAGPLADGSGGVVLWQAEDETALQPLIDADPYHLEGVVAERSVREFKPVLGSWVPDAS; from the coding sequence ATGGCCTGGTACCTCGTCGAAATCCGCTACGTCACGGAGAAGGTGGCCGAGGTCCGGCCCCGTCACCGGGAGTACCTGAACGAGCACGTCGCGCAGGGCCGGGTGGCGGTCGCCGGCCCGCTCGCCGACGGGAGCGGCGGAGTGGTGCTCTGGCAGGCCGAGGACGAGACGGCACTGCAGCCCCTGATCGACGCCGACCCCTACCACCTCGAAGGCGTGGTCGCCGAGCGCAGCGTGCGCGAGTTCAAGCCAGTCCTCGGCTCCTGGGTGCCCGACGCTTCGTAG
- a CDS encoding SigE family RNA polymerase sigma factor, giving the protein MLEGNAERSVEATLGHLRTMDGPAPVQAPAAPLNLEDLYKQHRMRLVRLAILLVDEPATAEDVVQEAFTGLHRNWGRLRDAAAAVGYLRTAVVNGSRSVLRRRKTAREYVPPHAVNARSAESLAMLSSEHQAVVNALSKLPPRQREVLVLRYYGGLSEAEISEAAGISKGTVKSTASRALEALQKAMQTPQQ; this is encoded by the coding sequence ATGCTCGAGGGGAACGCGGAACGCAGTGTCGAGGCGACGCTCGGGCACTTGCGCACCATGGACGGGCCGGCGCCGGTGCAGGCACCGGCTGCCCCGCTGAACCTGGAGGATCTGTACAAACAGCACCGGATGCGACTGGTCCGGCTGGCGATCCTCCTCGTCGACGAACCGGCCACGGCCGAGGACGTGGTGCAGGAGGCGTTCACCGGACTGCACCGCAACTGGGGCAGGTTGCGTGACGCCGCGGCCGCCGTGGGTTACCTCCGCACCGCCGTGGTCAACGGATCACGCAGTGTGCTGCGCCGGCGCAAGACCGCGCGGGAGTACGTGCCGCCGCACGCGGTCAACGCGCGTTCCGCGGAAAGCCTCGCGATGCTCTCCAGCGAGCACCAGGCCGTGGTGAACGCGTTGTCGAAGCTGCCGCCGCGTCAGCGCGAGGTCCTCGTGCTGCGGTATTACGGCGGCCTGAGCGAGGCGGAGATCTCCGAGGCCGCCGGCATTTCGAAGGGCACCGTGAAGTCAACCGCCAGCCGGGCGCTGGAGGCGTTGCAGAAGGCCATGCAGACTCCGCAGCAGTGA
- a CDS encoding pyridoxamine 5'-phosphate oxidase family protein: protein MSRRDQIRMTPDEVQAFFAAQKVINVASIGPDNRPHLAPLWYYPHEGGVATWTYGSSQKAKNLRRLPEATVLIESGDSYEQLRGVSFEAAVEFVEDTEQVTRMGIALMQRYAGAAPDDPAPAELQAFIAGQAPKRVGLIMRPTKIASWDHRKLAGVY from the coding sequence ATGTCCCGTCGCGACCAGATCCGGATGACGCCGGACGAGGTGCAGGCCTTTTTCGCGGCACAGAAGGTGATCAACGTTGCCTCGATCGGCCCGGACAACCGGCCGCATCTGGCGCCGCTCTGGTACTACCCGCACGAGGGCGGCGTCGCGACGTGGACCTACGGCAGCTCGCAGAAGGCCAAGAACCTGCGCCGGCTCCCGGAGGCGACCGTGCTGATCGAGAGCGGCGACTCCTACGAGCAGCTGCGCGGTGTCTCGTTCGAGGCAGCCGTCGAGTTCGTCGAGGACACCGAGCAGGTCACACGGATGGGAATCGCCCTCATGCAGCGGTACGCCGGTGCCGCCCCGGACGATCCGGCGCCGGCGGAGCTGCAGGCCTTCATCGCAGGTCAGGCCCCGAAACGGGTGGGGCTGATCATGCGCCCGACCAAGATCGCCAGCTGGGACCACCGCAAGCTGGCCGGGGTCTACTGA
- a CDS encoding metal-dependent hydrolase: MNREPVGHEQVVLHARDVDFDWSRLPVHWIPGQPQATHSINVLHLALPEGERWFVEVFKQAVPLIRDERLREDVLGFIGQEAMHAQAHDGAAAALETTGLSVRPFVAQMEWMFRRLLGDRPGAGREWLIERLAMVAAIEHYTAFLGQWILDAGALDAAGADPTMLDLLRWHGAEEVEHRSVAFDLFCHLDGRYFRRVRSMAAVTPVLAWVFLRGTKYLMRHDPNRPGRATWRAYLRAARHGLLPGPRGLGKEIRPYFRKSYHPTETGNTDQAVAYLASSPAARAADVLP, translated from the coding sequence GTGAACCGCGAGCCGGTCGGACACGAGCAGGTCGTGCTGCACGCACGCGACGTCGATTTCGACTGGTCCCGGCTGCCGGTGCACTGGATCCCTGGACAGCCGCAGGCCACGCACAGCATCAACGTGCTGCACCTGGCGCTGCCCGAGGGCGAACGCTGGTTCGTCGAGGTCTTCAAGCAGGCGGTGCCCCTGATCCGGGACGAGCGACTCCGCGAGGACGTGCTCGGCTTCATCGGCCAGGAAGCGATGCACGCGCAGGCGCACGACGGTGCCGCCGCGGCGCTGGAGACCACCGGCCTGTCCGTGCGGCCCTTCGTGGCGCAGATGGAGTGGATGTTCCGGCGGCTGCTCGGGGACCGGCCCGGTGCCGGACGGGAGTGGCTGATCGAACGGCTCGCCATGGTCGCCGCGATCGAGCACTACACGGCGTTCCTCGGCCAGTGGATCCTGGACGCGGGGGCGCTCGACGCGGCAGGGGCCGATCCGACGATGCTGGATCTGCTGCGCTGGCACGGCGCCGAGGAGGTGGAGCACCGGTCGGTGGCGTTCGACCTGTTCTGCCACCTCGACGGCCGGTACTTCCGGCGGGTGCGCAGTATGGCCGCGGTGACGCCGGTGCTGGCGTGGGTCTTCCTGCGCGGCACGAAGTACCTGATGCGCCACGATCCGAACCGGCCGGGGCGGGCCACCTGGCGGGCCTACCTGCGGGCCGCCCGCCACGGTCTGCTGCCCGGCCCGCGCGGGCTGGGCAAGGAGATCCGGCCGTACTTCCGGAAGTCCTACCACCCCACCGAAACCGGGAACACCGATCAGGCCGTCGCCTACCTCGCGAGCTCACCCGCGGCGCGGGCCGCCGACGTCCTGCCATGA
- a CDS encoding PDR/VanB family oxidoreductase, whose protein sequence is MTGPRLPARLDGSGRPDALLSTLVAVGAAYRRMAEFSGRRRPPVRAVDRRIPLVVDAVRVEADGVLSLRLTRPDGASLPAWRPGAHLDLTLPSGAVRQYSLCGVPEDLSYYRIAVRRIGSASAEVHALGPGARVSVRGPRNAFPFVAAPAYHFVAGGIGITPILPMVRRAAARGADWRLVYTGRDRASMPFLAELATLAPDRVWVRPDTEFGIPASGAELLAGMAPGAAVYCCGPVPMISGVRVDLAGVGAAVHFERFAPPPIVAGEPFRVVLRRSGHTLDVPAGRSALDVIREVLPDVPYSCRQGFCGTCAVLTPEGERVRICVDRGPAVLEL, encoded by the coding sequence ATGACCGGTCCGCGGTTGCCGGCACGGCTGGACGGCAGCGGACGACCGGACGCCCTGCTGTCCACTTTGGTCGCTGTCGGGGCGGCGTACCGGCGGATGGCCGAGTTTTCCGGCCGCCGGCGCCCGCCGGTGCGCGCGGTGGACCGGCGGATACCGCTTGTCGTCGACGCTGTGCGTGTGGAAGCGGACGGCGTGCTGAGCCTTCGGCTGACGCGTCCGGACGGCGCTTCGCTGCCGGCGTGGCGGCCCGGCGCGCACCTCGATCTGACACTGCCTTCGGGCGCGGTGCGGCAGTACTCGCTGTGCGGGGTCCCGGAGGACCTGTCGTACTACCGGATCGCGGTGCGCCGGATCGGTTCCGCCTCGGCGGAGGTGCACGCGCTGGGGCCCGGCGCACGGGTGAGCGTGCGTGGTCCGCGCAACGCGTTCCCGTTCGTGGCCGCCCCGGCTTACCACTTCGTGGCCGGCGGAATCGGGATCACGCCGATCCTGCCGATGGTGCGCCGAGCCGCTGCCCGTGGCGCGGACTGGCGGCTGGTCTACACCGGGCGGGACCGGGCGTCGATGCCGTTCCTCGCGGAGCTCGCCACTCTGGCGCCGGACCGGGTGTGGGTGCGGCCGGACACCGAGTTCGGCATCCCGGCCTCCGGCGCGGAACTGCTGGCCGGGATGGCCCCCGGCGCCGCGGTGTACTGCTGCGGTCCGGTGCCGATGATCAGCGGCGTGCGAGTGGACCTGGCCGGTGTGGGCGCCGCTGTCCACTTCGAACGGTTCGCGCCGCCGCCGATCGTGGCGGGCGAACCGTTCCGTGTGGTCCTGCGACGCAGCGGGCACACGCTCGACGTACCCGCCGGCCGTTCGGCGCTCGACGTGATCCGCGAGGTGCTGCCGGATGTGCCGTACTCGTGCCGGCAGGGCTTCTGCGGCACCTGCGCGGTGCTGACGCCCGAGGGCGAGCGAGTGCGGATCTGCGTGGACCGCGGCCCCGCCGTCCTCGAGCTCTGA
- a CDS encoding flavin-containing monooxygenase has protein sequence MTEQFRVVIVGTGFSGLGQAIQLEKAGIRDYVILEKADEVGGTWRDNSYPGCACDVQSHMYSFSYAQNPDWSRSFSPQPEIFEYLKGVADSYRLRDRIRFGVEITGAHWDAKARRWTVETKGGPEFSAQFLVAGVGGLHIPQIPRLPGIAEFQGQTWHSAQWNHEFDLRGKKVAVVGTGASAVQFVPQIAPEVAELKLFQRTPPWLMPKPDHAMPGWAKRLFRLVPGAQRLYRTALYWSLEARAIGFNGHPRLMRAAQVIARRHIDKGIKDPALRRKVTPGYTMGCKRVLLSNDYYPALDRPNVDVITDGVAEVRAHSVVDGAGVEHEVDAIVYGTGFKVTDALEYLDITGVDGRDLAKSWATEGVQTHKGITVSGFPNLFFLLGPNTALGHNSVVFMIESQARYVVDAIRLAESRGAAALDVRESVQEKFQDEIQRKLVKGVWTQGGCTSWYLDAKGVNRTIWPGFTWRYWLETRRVEPSDYELSGRS, from the coding sequence ATGACCGAGCAGTTCAGGGTCGTGATCGTGGGCACCGGGTTTTCCGGGCTAGGCCAGGCGATCCAGCTCGAGAAGGCGGGCATCCGGGATTACGTGATCCTGGAGAAGGCCGACGAGGTCGGCGGAACCTGGCGGGACAACTCGTATCCCGGCTGCGCCTGCGACGTGCAGTCCCACATGTACTCGTTCTCCTACGCGCAGAACCCGGACTGGAGCCGGTCGTTCTCCCCGCAGCCGGAGATCTTCGAGTACCTCAAGGGGGTCGCCGACTCCTACCGGCTGCGGGACCGGATCCGGTTCGGCGTGGAGATCACCGGTGCACACTGGGACGCCAAGGCCCGCCGCTGGACCGTCGAGACCAAGGGCGGGCCGGAGTTCTCCGCGCAGTTCCTGGTCGCCGGCGTCGGCGGGCTGCACATCCCGCAGATCCCGCGGCTGCCCGGAATCGCCGAGTTCCAGGGTCAGACCTGGCACTCCGCGCAGTGGAACCACGAGTTCGACCTGCGGGGCAAGAAGGTCGCGGTGGTCGGCACCGGGGCGAGCGCCGTCCAGTTCGTCCCGCAGATCGCCCCGGAAGTCGCCGAGCTGAAACTGTTCCAGCGCACGCCGCCGTGGCTCATGCCCAAACCCGACCACGCCATGCCGGGCTGGGCCAAACGGCTGTTCCGGCTGGTGCCGGGCGCACAGCGGCTGTACCGCACCGCGCTGTACTGGTCACTGGAAGCCCGCGCGATCGGCTTCAACGGCCATCCGCGGCTCATGCGGGCCGCCCAGGTGATCGCGCGCCGGCACATCGACAAGGGCATCAAGGATCCCGCGCTGCGCCGCAAGGTCACGCCCGGCTACACGATGGGCTGCAAGCGGGTGCTGCTGTCCAACGATTACTACCCGGCACTCGACCGGCCGAACGTGGACGTGATCACCGACGGCGTCGCCGAGGTCCGCGCGCACAGCGTGGTCGACGGCGCCGGCGTGGAGCACGAGGTCGACGCGATCGTCTACGGCACCGGGTTCAAGGTGACCGACGCGCTGGAGTACCTCGACATCACCGGCGTCGACGGTCGCGATCTGGCGAAGTCCTGGGCCACCGAAGGCGTGCAGACGCACAAGGGGATCACCGTTTCCGGTTTCCCGAACCTGTTCTTCCTGCTGGGACCGAACACCGCGCTGGGACACAACTCGGTGGTGTTCATGATCGAATCGCAGGCCCGTTACGTGGTCGACGCGATCCGGCTGGCCGAATCCCGCGGTGCCGCGGCACTCGACGTCCGCGAGTCGGTGCAGGAGAAGTTCCAGGACGAGATCCAGCGCAAGCTGGTCAAGGGCGTGTGGACCCAGGGCGGCTGCACGAGCTGGTACCTCGACGCCAAGGGCGTGAACCGCACCATCTGGCCGGGCTTCACCTGGCGGTACTGGCTGGAGACCCGCCGCGTCGAGCCGAGTGACTACGAGCTGAGCGGCCGGTCGTGA